One Fusobacterium russii ATCC 25533 genomic region harbors:
- a CDS encoding Rqc2 family fibronectin-binding protein: MLYIDGISLNIIKEDLKKEILNKKINRIFKNNEHSISLHFGKIELLFSCLPKLAICYINQNKEKPILDIASSIISNLRKHLMNAMLIKIEQLGFDRILVFHFTRINELGELKKYYIYFECLAKSTNFIFCDEEHKVIDSLKKFSISENTDRTLFNGEKYKRPQFTEKKSPFSITREEFEALKIKGLYLVENIEGLGKLFENSAKDYESYKKLLDEHQYRIYFKDKQIKLATVLALDISDYDEIKDFNNFNDLINFYISYDFNSTNFTLLKNRLLTNIDKKNKKLKRTLSLINKDIVESKIMNTVKEQADILAANLYSIKKGLSFIEVFDFYNNKNIIIELDTMLNPKENLDKLYKRYNKLKRGLENAQRRYKEVSEDLNYLDSVLVFIENSNNVEELREIEEELIKQKVLSPIHQTKKTKLKKELKYGLLNFENYQILHGRNNTENDNLTFKIANKNDYWFHAKNIPSSHIIVKTDYLNEEIIKKAAEITAFYTRLKMGEKVEIDYTQKKYVNKPANSKPGFVTYTNQKTILVEKKGIN, translated from the coding sequence ATGCTATATATAGATGGTATCTCTTTAAATATAATTAAAGAAGATTTGAAAAAAGAAATCTTAAATAAAAAAATAAATAGGATATTTAAAAATAATGAACACTCTATTTCCTTACATTTTGGAAAAATAGAATTATTATTTTCTTGTTTACCTAAACTAGCTATCTGTTATATAAATCAAAATAAAGAGAAACCAATTTTAGATATTGCCTCTTCAATAATATCTAATCTTAGAAAACATCTTATGAATGCAATGCTTATAAAAATAGAACAGCTAGGATTTGATAGAATCCTAGTTTTTCATTTTACTAGAATAAATGAATTAGGGGAACTTAAAAAATATTACATTTATTTTGAATGTTTAGCTAAGAGTACAAATTTTATTTTTTGTGATGAAGAACATAAAGTGATTGACAGTTTAAAAAAATTTTCCATATCAGAAAATACTGACAGAACTTTATTTAATGGAGAAAAATATAAAAGACCACAATTTACAGAAAAAAAATCTCCATTTTCAATTACTAGAGAAGAATTTGAAGCTCTTAAAATAAAAGGTCTTTATTTAGTGGAAAACATTGAAGGTTTAGGGAAATTATTTGAGAATTCAGCAAAAGATTATGAAAGCTATAAAAAACTTTTAGATGAACATCAATACAGAATCTATTTTAAAGATAAGCAAATTAAGTTGGCTACTGTCCTAGCATTAGATATTTCAGATTATGATGAAATAAAAGACTTTAATAATTTTAATGATTTAATTAATTTTTATATAAGCTATGACTTTAACTCTACAAATTTTACATTATTAAAAAATAGACTCTTAACAAATATTGATAAAAAAAATAAAAAATTAAAAAGAACTCTTTCACTTATTAATAAAGATATTGTTGAAAGTAAAATTATGAATACTGTCAAAGAGCAAGCTGATATTTTAGCAGCTAACTTATATTCTATAAAAAAAGGCTTATCCTTTATTGAGGTCTTTGACTTCTATAATAATAAAAATATAATAATTGAACTGGATACAATGCTAAATCCAAAGGAAAATTTAGATAAGTTATATAAAAGATACAATAAATTAAAAAGAGGCTTAGAAAATGCACAAAGACGTTATAAGGAGGTAAGTGAAGACTTAAATTATTTAGACAGTGTTTTAGTTTTTATAGAAAATTCAAACAATGTTGAAGAACTGAGAGAAATTGAAGAAGAGTTAATTAAACAGAAGGTTCTTAGCCCTATTCATCAAACTAAAAAAACAAAATTAAAAAAAGAGTTGAAATACGGACTTTTAAATTTTGAGAATTATCAAATTTTACATGGAAGAAATAATACGGAAAATGATAATTTGACATTCAAAATTGCAAATAAAAATGATTACTGGTTTCATGCTAAAAATATACCTAGTTCACATATAATAGTAAAGACAGATTATTTAAATGAGGAAATCATAAAAAAAGCTGCTGAAATCACTGCTTTTTATACAAGATTAAAAATGGGTGAGAAAGTTGAAATAGATTATACACAAAAAAAATATGTAAATAAACCTGCTAACTCTAAACCTGGCTTTGTTACTTATACTAATCAAAAAACTATTTTAGTTGAGAAAAAAGGAATAAATTAA
- a CDS encoding MarR family winged helix-turn-helix transcriptional regulator, which yields MTVNIEKVNDVLEEYYKLFYKTEDMALKRGIKSLTHTELHIIESIGQDSLTMNELSDKIGITMGTATVAISKLSDKGYIDRVRSSVDRRKVFVSLTKKGFDALTYHNNYHKMIMASITENIPSRDLEKFVETFEVILDALRNKTDYFKPMIITDFPEKTKVSIVEIKGTPIVQNYFASHGIENFSILKILKSEDKAQFTIQKEDGEILVLDVLDAKNLIGVKAD from the coding sequence ATGACTGTTAACATCGAAAAAGTAAATGATGTCTTAGAGGAATATTACAAATTATTTTATAAAACTGAGGATATGGCTTTGAAAAGAGGGATAAAATCTCTTACTCACACAGAACTTCATATAATTGAATCAATAGGTCAAGATTCTTTAACAATGAATGAACTATCTGATAAAATAGGAATTACTATGGGAACTGCTACTGTTGCCATTTCAAAACTATCAGATAAAGGATATATAGATAGAGTAAGATCAAGTGTTGATAGAAGAAAAGTCTTTGTTTCCCTTACTAAAAAGGGCTTTGATGCTTTGACATATCATAACAATTATCATAAAATGATTATGGCTTCTATTACTGAAAATATTCCTTCAAGAGATTTAGAAAAATTTGTTGAAACATTTGAAGTAATTTTAGATGCATTAAGAAATAAAACTGATTATTTTAAACCGATGATAATAACTGATTTTCCTGAAAAAACTAAGGTGTCTATTGTTGAAATAAAAGGAACTCCTATTGTGCAAAATTATTTTGCCAGTCATGGTATAGAAAATTTTAGTATTTTAAAGATTTTAAAATCAGAAGACAAGGCACAGTTTACTATTCAAAAGGAAGATGGAGAAATTTTGGTGCTAGATGTTTTAGATGCTAAAAATTTAATAGGCGTAAAGGCGGATTAA
- the ptsP gene encoding phosphoenolpyruvate--protein phosphotransferase, whose product MNRLISGTAASPGVAIGKIFIYRDIKLNYKEKSTLSNEKEMERLIQGREIAKKQLEEIRDNTLIKMGKDKAAIFDGHITLLEDEDLLTEINDKINLAANTAEFALNEAIEEYATMLSNLEDTYFKERAGDLRDIGKRWLYGIANVKVVDLSKLPPESIIVAKELNPSDTAQLNLENVLAFVTEIGGKTAHSSIMARSLELPAVVGVGEILNDLQDGAEIIVDALKGEVIIDASADKLAFYEEKRRAYLKEKEELKTLKDKRAVTKDGINIDIWGNIGSPKDVKGVLENGGFGIGLYRTEFLFMDKDYFPSEDEQFEAYKEVAQAMGDFPVTIRTMDIGGDKSLPYMELPQEENPFLGWRALRICLDKTEILRTQFRALLRASKFGNIKIMLPMVMDINEVRKSKKIFEECKAELRAEGIDFNENISLGIMVETPAIALRAKYFAKECDFFSIGTNDLTQYTLAVDRGNEKISELYDTYNPAVLQAIKNLIEGAHEAGIKISMCGEFAGDENAAPLLLGMGLDAFSMSGISIPRIKKILKSLDSKECKKLVDEVLELSTAGEIKERINSFMTDLKI is encoded by the coding sequence ATGAATAGACTTATAAGTGGTACAGCTGCTTCTCCTGGAGTAGCTATCGGAAAAATATTTATATACAGAGATATAAAATTAAACTATAAAGAAAAATCAACTCTCTCAAATGAAAAAGAAATGGAAAGACTTATTCAAGGGAGAGAAATTGCGAAAAAACAGCTGGAAGAAATTAGAGATAACACTCTAATCAAAATGGGAAAAGATAAGGCTGCTATTTTTGATGGTCATATCACACTTTTGGAAGATGAAGATTTACTGACAGAAATAAATGATAAAATAAACTTAGCTGCTAATACAGCAGAATTTGCTCTAAATGAGGCAATAGAAGAATATGCTACAATGCTTTCTAATTTGGAAGATACATATTTTAAAGAAAGAGCAGGAGATTTAAGAGATATTGGTAAGAGATGGCTTTATGGAATAGCAAATGTTAAAGTTGTTGACTTATCTAAATTACCTCCTGAAAGTATAATAGTTGCTAAAGAATTAAATCCTTCTGATACAGCACAATTAAATTTAGAAAATGTTTTAGCTTTCGTAACAGAAATTGGAGGAAAAACAGCCCATTCTTCTATAATGGCAAGATCTTTAGAACTGCCGGCTGTCGTAGGTGTTGGAGAAATATTAAATGACTTACAAGATGGTGCAGAAATAATTGTTGATGCTTTAAAAGGTGAGGTCATTATAGATGCGTCTGCTGATAAATTAGCTTTCTATGAAGAAAAAAGAAGAGCATATTTAAAAGAAAAAGAAGAATTGAAAACTTTAAAAGATAAGAGAGCTGTTACGAAAGATGGAATTAATATAGATATTTGGGGAAATATCGGTTCTCCTAAGGATGTTAAAGGTGTATTAGAAAACGGTGGGTTTGGTATTGGTCTTTACAGAACAGAATTTTTATTTATGGATAAAGATTATTTTCCAAGTGAAGATGAACAATTTGAAGCCTATAAAGAAGTCGCACAGGCTATGGGAGATTTCCCTGTAACTATAAGAACTATGGATATAGGTGGAGATAAATCTTTACCATATATGGAACTTCCACAAGAAGAAAATCCATTTTTAGGTTGGAGAGCTCTTAGAATCTGCCTGGATAAAACAGAAATTTTAAGAACACAATTTCGTGCTTTATTAAGAGCTTCTAAGTTTGGTAATATAAAAATTATGCTTCCCATGGTAATGGATATAAATGAAGTGAGAAAATCAAAAAAGATATTTGAAGAATGTAAAGCTGAATTAAGAGCAGAAGGAATAGACTTTAATGAAAACATATCTTTAGGTATAATGGTTGAAACTCCTGCAATAGCTCTTAGAGCTAAATATTTTGCAAAGGAATGTGATTTCTTCTCTATCGGAACTAATGATTTGACACAATATACTCTTGCAGTTGACAGAGGAAATGAAAAAATTTCTGAACTATATGATACTTATAATCCTGCAGTTCTTCAAGCAATTAAGAATTTAATTGAAGGTGCACATGAAGCTGGAATTAAAATTTCGATGTGCGGAGAATTTGCCGGAGATGAAAATGCAGCTCCTCTTCTTTTAGGAATGGGACTAGATGCCTTTTCGATGTCTGGAATTTCAATACCAAGAATTAAAAAAATATTAAAAAGTTTAGATAGTAAAGAATGTAAAAAATTGGTGGATGAAGTTTTAGAACTTTCTACAGCTGGAGAAATAAAAGAGAGAATAAATTCATTTATGACAGATTTAAAAATTTAA
- a CDS encoding HPr family phosphocarrier protein: protein MASKTIEIVNETGLHTRPGSEFVNLAKSFTSQITVENEAGTVVNGTSLLKLLSLGIKKGAKITVHANGEDENEAVEKLASLLANLKD, encoded by the coding sequence ATGGCAAGTAAAACAATAGAAATCGTTAATGAAACAGGGCTTCATACTAGACCGGGAAGTGAATTTGTAAACTTAGCTAAATCTTTTACATCTCAAATTACTGTAGAAAATGAAGCAGGAACTGTTGTAAATGGGACTTCATTATTAAAATTATTATCTCTTGGAATAAAAAAAGGTGCAAAAATAACTGTACATGCTAATGGTGAGGATGAAAACGAAGCAGTTGAAAAATTAGCTTCTCTTCTTGCTAATTTAAAAGATTAA
- a CDS encoding PASTA domain-containing protein encodes MKEFSKKQIYIVNFFLIVVIIFLSLLLIKRFYFNEFYYKVPNLIGLDKKEAEKTIAASSLNLRDMGETFSTLSYGKIAMQEPSPGSIVKKSRNIKVWTSLESPAVFLDNLTEINYLDAASIAERKGMIVDEVIKINSSLPINYVVATSPKSGEPLSRGTKISFLISNGNSN; translated from the coding sequence ATGAAAGAATTTAGTAAAAAGCAAATTTATATAGTTAATTTTTTTCTTATTGTAGTGATAATATTTCTATCTCTACTATTAATTAAAAGATTTTATTTCAATGAATTTTATTATAAGGTTCCAAATTTAATTGGTCTTGATAAAAAAGAGGCGGAAAAAACTATAGCTGCTTCTTCTCTTAACCTAAGAGATATGGGAGAAACTTTCTCAACTCTCTCTTATGGGAAAATTGCAATGCAAGAACCAAGTCCTGGAAGTATCGTAAAAAAATCAAGAAATATAAAAGTGTGGACTAGTTTGGAGAGCCCGGCGGTATTTCTTGATAATTTAACAGAAATAAATTATTTAGATGCTGCTTCAATTGCTGAAAGAAAAGGAATGATAGTGGATGAAGTAATAAAAATTAATTCATCTCTACCTATTAATTATGTGGTTGCAACTTCCCCTAAAAGTGGCGAACCTCTTTCAAGGGGGACAAAAATTTCCTTTCTTATAAGCAATGGTAATTCTAATTAA
- a CDS encoding CvpA family protein, which translates to MYLDILILILIGIGILAGLKNGIFTEIISLFGFIVNVIIANIYTPVVLKFFKKADNIFANNYLITYIVTFITVYLVISMILIFVKKALKEQKKGFLNRVLGGIFGFIKGVGVSLVIVVIYSYAINLAPSLEKYSKDSRTIELFYEIIPNVEKHIPDILLENFNKNATKKIIEKNINTVI; encoded by the coding sequence ATGTATTTAGATATTTTAATATTAATACTTATAGGAATAGGAATACTTGCAGGATTAAAAAATGGAATTTTTACAGAAATCATATCTCTCTTTGGTTTTATAGTTAATGTAATAATAGCTAATATTTATACACCTGTTGTCTTAAAATTCTTCAAGAAAGCAGATAATATTTTTGCAAATAATTATTTAATAACTTATATTGTTACATTCATTACAGTTTATCTGGTTATCTCAATGATTTTAATTTTTGTAAAAAAGGCGTTAAAAGAGCAAAAAAAAGGTTTTTTAAATAGAGTACTTGGAGGGATATTTGGCTTTATTAAGGGAGTTGGAGTTTCCTTAGTAATTGTAGTTATATACAGTTATGCTATTAATTTGGCACCCAGTTTAGAAAAATATTCTAAAGACAGCAGAACTATTGAATTATTTTATGAAATAATACCCAATGTTGAAAAACATATACCGGATATTTTACTAGAAAATTTTAATAAAAATGCTACAAAAAAAATAATTGAGAAAAATATTAATACAGTGATATAG
- a CDS encoding LptF/LptG family permease, protein MKIINRYILEELRGPIILSVFIFTFIFLLDIMVAMMENIIVKGISIIDILRLLSFYIPPILTQTIPIGLFLGIMICFSKFSRNSESVAMVSIGMSINNILKPILMLAFSLSLFILFLQESIIPRSFIKLKYLGAKIAYENPIFQLKEKTFIDNLDEYSIYVDEVDSNGNAKNILVFEKNEKNNFPTVLVGKEASWKDYSIIIKNAEFINFTVEGKKNITGSFDEKKVSLTPFFEGINLKIKDVESLSIKTLISEMKNKEGKEKIEYKVEIFRKLALIYSTFPLSLLGLALSIGHHRTSRKYAFSLAIFIIFSYIVLLNIGIVMANVGKINAFIATWFSNILLTLIAYKFYSLKKLRGI, encoded by the coding sequence ATGAAGATAATAAATAGATATATTTTAGAAGAATTAAGAGGTCCGATAATACTTTCTGTATTTATTTTTACCTTTATTTTTCTATTGGATATAATGGTCGCAATGATGGAGAATATAATAGTAAAGGGAATATCGATAATTGATATTCTTAGGCTTCTTTCTTTCTATATTCCACCTATTTTGACACAAACGATTCCAATAGGTTTATTTCTAGGAATTATGATATGCTTTTCAAAATTTAGTAGAAATAGTGAATCAGTGGCAATGGTTTCTATAGGAATGTCAATCAATAATATACTAAAACCTATTTTAATGCTTGCATTCTCTTTGTCGTTATTTATTTTATTTTTGCAAGAAAGTATAATACCCAGATCTTTCATAAAATTAAAATATTTAGGAGCAAAAATTGCCTATGAAAATCCTATTTTTCAATTAAAAGAAAAAACTTTTATCGATAATTTAGATGAGTATAGCATATATGTTGATGAGGTTGACTCCAATGGAAATGCTAAAAATATTTTGGTTTTTGAGAAAAATGAAAAAAATAATTTTCCAACAGTTTTAGTGGGAAAAGAAGCTTCATGGAAAGATTATTCAATTATTATTAAAAATGCTGAATTTATTAATTTCACTGTGGAAGGAAAGAAAAATATTACAGGAAGTTTTGATGAAAAAAAAGTTTCATTGACTCCTTTTTTTGAAGGTATAAATTTAAAAATAAAGGATGTAGAATCTCTTAGTATAAAAACTTTAATCTCGGAAATGAAGAATAAAGAGGGTAAAGAAAAGATAGAGTATAAGGTGGAGATATTTAGAAAATTAGCTTTGATTTATTCAACGTTTCCCTTATCCCTATTAGGACTAGCTCTTTCTATTGGTCATCATAGGACTTCTCGAAAGTATGCTTTTTCATTGGCAATTTTCATAATTTTTTCTTATATAGTGCTTTTAAATATAGGAATTGTTATGGCAAATGTAGGAAAAATTAATGCATTTATTGCAACTTGGTTTTCTAATATTTTATTAACACTGATAGCTTATAAATTTTATAGTTTGAAGAAATTAAGGGGAATATAA
- the rpe gene encoding ribulose-phosphate 3-epimerase, with translation MKNSIKIAPSILSCDFSKLGEEIVAIDKAGADYIHIDVMDGHFVPNLTFGPPVIKAFRKFTKLVFDVHLMIEKPERYIDDFVKAGADIITVHAESTVHLHRLIQQIKSYGVKVGISLNPSTSEECLKYIINDIDMVLVMSVNPGFGGQKFIENVLDKIRAIRNMRADIDIQVDGGITNETIGSCIEAGANIFVAGSYVFSGNYKERIDLLKGGI, from the coding sequence ATGAAAAATAGTATTAAAATAGCTCCATCTATTTTATCATGTGATTTTTCAAAACTGGGAGAGGAAATTGTAGCAATTGATAAAGCTGGTGCTGACTATATTCATATAGATGTGATGGATGGGCACTTTGTACCAAATTTAACTTTTGGTCCTCCAGTTATAAAGGCTTTTAGAAAATTTACGAAGCTAGTATTTGATGTACATTTAATGATAGAAAAACCTGAAAGATATATTGATGATTTTGTGAAAGCTGGTGCTGATATCATAACAGTTCATGCTGAATCAACAGTTCATTTACATAGACTTATACAACAAATAAAGTCCTATGGAGTAAAAGTTGGAATATCTTTAAATCCGTCCACATCAGAAGAATGTTTAAAGTATATTATAAACGATATTGATATGGTTTTAGTAATGAGTGTTAATCCGGGGTTTGGTGGGCAGAAATTTATAGAGAATGTACTTGATAAAATAAGAGCTATAAGAAATATGAGAGCTGATATTGATATACAAGTTGATGGTGGTATAACAAATGAAACAATAGGAAGCTGTATTGAGGCCGGTGCAAATATTTTTGTTGCAGGCTCTTATGTCTTCTCCGGTAATTATAAAGAAAGAATTGATTTATTAAAAGGAGGTATTTAA
- a CDS encoding hydrolase gives MKKATVYIHGKGGSADEADYYKKFFNEEYDVIGFDYKSEFPWEAKTEFQKYFTDIFLKYDEITLIANSIGAYFSFISLSENFIKKAMFISPIVDMEKLILDMMKKVGISEKELYLKKVIDTTFGVSLSWEYLSYVRDNPITWNIPSSILYGKNDNMTSLTTITNFSNIINANLTIMENGEHWFHTNEQMHFLDNWFKKFI, from the coding sequence ATGAAAAAAGCTACTGTGTATATACATGGTAAAGGTGGCTCTGCTGATGAAGCCGATTATTATAAGAAGTTTTTCAATGAAGAGTATGATGTTATAGGTTTTGATTATAAGTCAGAATTCCCATGGGAAGCTAAGACCGAATTTCAAAAATATTTTACTGATATTTTTTTGAAATATGATGAAATTACATTAATTGCAAACAGTATAGGAGCGTATTTTTCTTTCATATCCTTATCTGAAAACTTTATTAAAAAAGCAATGTTTATTTCACCTATTGTAGATATGGAAAAGCTAATTTTAGATATGATGAAAAAAGTGGGTATATCTGAAAAAGAACTTTACCTAAAAAAAGTAATAGATACAACATTTGGTGTATCTTTATCTTGGGAATATCTTTCTTATGTTCGAGATAATCCTATAACATGGAATATTCCAAGCAGTATTCTCTATGGTAAGAATGATAATATGACTTCTTTAACAACGATTACTAATTTTTCAAACATAATAAATGCCAACTTAACAATTATGGAGAATGGAGAACACTGGTTTCATACAAATGAGCAAATGCATTTTTTAGATAACTGGTTCAAAAAATTTATATAA
- a CDS encoding winged helix-turn-helix transcriptional regulator: protein MEKNYNKCPYVTTQKVLQGKWAILILYHLSTGTKRFSELERLMPEVTRTVLTRQLRQLEKDKLINRKIFPEIPPHVEYSLSNVGLKFQKVLDEIKKFGLVYIAELNK from the coding sequence ATGGAAAAAAATTATAATAAATGCCCCTATGTTACAACTCAAAAAGTATTACAGGGGAAATGGGCAATTTTGATTTTATATCATTTGAGTACAGGAACAAAGAGATTTAGTGAACTTGAAAGGCTGATGCCAGAAGTTACTCGAACAGTTTTAACAAGACAACTTCGTCAACTTGAGAAAGATAAATTAATTAATAGAAAAATTTTCCCTGAAATTCCTCCTCATGTTGAATACTCTTTAAGCAATGTAGGACTTAAATTTCAGAAAGTATTAGATGAAATAAAAAAATTTGGTTTGGTTTATATAGCAGAATTAAATAAATAA
- the rsgA gene encoding ribosome small subunit-dependent GTPase A, with protein MGEGFKIQGRVINKIQGFYYIETENNEIVEAKLRGILKKNNNKFNCVVGDLVELSEGNTIEELFPRKNILTRPVVANVDYIAIQFAAKNPVLDYERINLLLLNAFFQKVIPAIIINKIDLLNADDLSCIKNKLSFLNKINVPLFLISTKEKRGIKELEDFIKDKITVIGGPSGVGKSSLINILQDEQVLKTGEISDRLKRGKHTTRDSNMMKLKVGGYIIDTPGFSSIDIPNIKNLQELISLFPEFRNIPPCKFLNCSHTHEPNCMVKNLLEKKEISIDRYNFYEKILNSLNERWNKYEK; from the coding sequence ATTGGGGAGGGATTTAAAATTCAAGGCAGAGTCATAAATAAAATCCAAGGTTTTTATTATATAGAAACAGAAAATAATGAAATTGTTGAGGCTAAACTTCGAGGAATTTTAAAGAAAAATAATAATAAATTTAACTGTGTTGTTGGCGACTTAGTTGAACTATCAGAGGGTAATACTATAGAAGAACTGTTTCCCAGAAAAAATATTTTAACTAGACCTGTTGTGGCTAATGTAGACTATATTGCTATTCAGTTTGCAGCAAAAAATCCTGTTTTAGATTATGAAAGAATTAATTTGCTCTTATTAAATGCTTTCTTTCAAAAAGTTATTCCTGCTATAATAATTAATAAAATTGATCTTTTGAATGCAGATGACCTATCTTGTATCAAAAACAAATTATCATTTTTAAATAAAATAAATGTTCCTCTTTTTTTAATTTCTACTAAAGAAAAAAGAGGAATAAAAGAATTAGAAGATTTTATAAAAGATAAAATAACTGTAATAGGTGGACCAAGTGGTGTTGGTAAATCAAGTCTAATAAATATTTTACAAGATGAACAAGTATTAAAAACTGGTGAGATCAGTGATAGATTAAAAAGAGGTAAGCACACAACTAGAGATTCAAATATGATGAAATTAAAAGTTGGCGGATATATAATTGATACTCCCGGCTTTTCATCTATAGATATTCCGAATATAAAAAATTTACAAGAGTTAATTTCTTTATTTCCAGAGTTTAGAAATATACCTCCTTGTAAGTTTTTAAACTGTTCCCATACACATGAACCTAACTGTATGGTAAAAAATTTGCTTGAAAAAAAAGAAATTTCAATAGATAGATATAATTTTTATGAAAAAATTTTAAATTCTTTAAATGAAAGGTGGAATAAATATGAAAAATAG
- a CDS encoding class I SAM-dependent rRNA methyltransferase, whose product MTKIIVKKDKEQKILNFYPNIYKDEIKEVIGNVKSGDIVDVCTSEMKFLARGYVNEGSSAYVKILTTKDEKINKEFIYERIKRAFEKRKKLLKETNSFRVFFSEADYIPGLIIDKFDKYVSIQFRNSAVEVFKADIINAVKKYLKPKGIYERSDVENRVIEGGEFKTGILYGEIPQRIIMEDNFIKYNIDIVEGQKTGFFLDQRDSRKFISPYINEKTRFLDVFSSSGGFSMAALKAGARDVVAIDKDSHALALCHENFRLNNFDKDISKFVTIEGDAFLILNTLATRNEKFDIITLDPPSLIKKKAEIYKGREFFLDLCDKSFKLLKNEGILGVITCAYHIGLQDLIEVTRMAASKNGKLLTVLGINYQPEDHPWILHIPETLYLKALWVKIEER is encoded by the coding sequence ATGACAAAAATAATTGTGAAAAAAGATAAGGAACAAAAAATATTAAACTTTTATCCAAATATATATAAGGATGAGATAAAAGAAGTTATAGGAAATGTTAAAAGTGGAGATATAGTTGATGTTTGTACTTCCGAGATGAAATTTTTAGCAAGGGGCTATGTAAATGAAGGTAGTTCAGCTTATGTAAAAATTTTGACAACTAAAGATGAAAAAATTAATAAAGAATTTATTTATGAAAGAATAAAAAGAGCCTTTGAAAAAAGAAAAAAACTTCTTAAAGAAACAAATAGTTTTAGAGTTTTTTTCTCGGAGGCTGATTATATACCAGGTCTAATTATAGATAAATTTGATAAATATGTTTCTATACAATTTAGAAATTCAGCTGTAGAAGTTTTCAAAGCTGATATAATAAATGCAGTGAAAAAATATTTAAAGCCTAAAGGTATATACGAAAGAAGTGATGTTGAGAATAGAGTTATTGAAGGTGGAGAATTTAAAACAGGTATACTGTATGGTGAGATACCTCAAAGAATTATAATGGAAGATAATTTTATAAAATATAACATAGATATAGTTGAGGGTCAAAAAACTGGTTTCTTTTTAGATCAAAGAGATTCAAGGAAATTTATTTCTCCCTATATAAATGAAAAAACAAGATTTTTAGATGTTTTTTCAAGTAGTGGTGGATTTTCAATGGCTGCTTTAAAAGCGGGAGCAAGAGATGTTGTTGCAATAGATAAGGATAGCCATGCACTGGCTTTATGTCATGAAAATTTCAGGTTAAATAATTTTGATAAGGATATATCTAAATTTGTAACAATAGAAGGGGATGCCTTTTTAATACTAAATACCTTAGCTACGAGAAATGAGAAATTTGATATTATAACCTTAGATCCTCCTTCACTTATAAAAAAGAAAGCAGAAATTTACAAAGGAAGAGAGTTCTTTTTAGATCTATGTGACAAAAGCTTTAAACTTTTAAAAAATGAGGGTATATTAGGTGTTATAACTTGTGCATATCATATTGGTTTACAAGATTTAATTGAAGTAACTAGAATGGCGGCATCAAAAAATGGTAAACTCTTAACTGTATTGGGCATTAATTATCAACCTGAGGATCATCCATGGATTTTACATATACCTGAAACTTTATATTTAAAAGCTCTATGGGTAAAAATTGAAGAAAGATAG